Below is a window of Phaeobacter piscinae DNA.
TGTGGATGGTCTGGATGGTCGGATTACGAACTGTTTAGCCCCGCTTCCACACCAGGTATTCGTCCAGCGTTCGGAAAAACTCACCGGACCTGATCCCGAGCAGGAAGAGAAAATACACGGCAACAAAGAGCCCAGACCAGACGCCGAAAATCGAGGCCCAGGACACGGTCAGAAAAAAGAGTGCGCAGTGTAGTGTCAGCTGCCCCTCCATAGCTTGGGGTGCCTCGGCCGGAAGCCGGGGCGACTCTGACTGTAACACGTTTCCGATTAATTTTCTGGACCGGCCTTGCTACACCGCAATTGGCAGTCGATCTTCCTGACCAACCTGCAGAGCTATCCAGAGCACTGCGGGCGACTCGGGCGGTGCAGACTTCAAGGGCTGTGAGCAAACCGCTCCATCAGACCGAGCTCGAAATGAAAAGGCCAAGGTGTTTATGAACACCTCGGCCTCTTGCTGTCTTCTGGTAGGAGCAGGAAATCTTGAGCCTGGTCAGTTCGTCAATTGATTTCCAGGTCTGTAAGGTCAGCTCCGCCCTGCAGCACCTCGTTGATCCATTTGGGTTTGCGCCCCCTGCCCGTCCAAGTTTGGTCAGGGTTCATAGGGTTTCTGTATTTTGGGACAGCCTTCCCTTTCAGTCTCTTCACTGCTGACGGGAAAACGTCCTCCAGTGAAAATCCGAATTGACCTACGGCCTTTTCCGCCGCCAGACGCGCCTCCCTCAGATCTTCTTTTTGCCGCGCTTCAATCGCGTTTGCCAGATCAGTCTGCAACTGCTTCAATTCGGCAGACGACATTGCGTTCAAATCCATTGCCATTCCTATAACTTTGCCTCTGGTGCGCACCGAATAGTTTATCGATTAAAAAAAATCCAGAATATCCTTGCACGCAGAAAACTAGCTGCACCAACTATGTCTCCGGCCTCCGCTATATGGGCGTGCTAATCCTTCAGAAATCAGAATATTGCCCAGGTCGTGCCCATGCAGAAAAATACGGGCAAGCCCCCTCCCATATTTATCCCGGCCAGGAAGCACTATGAAATCGACCGTTCCGGCATCCCTCACCAGTTGGCGAGCACGGCGTGTCGCTTCATCGCCAAGGGCTTTTTCATACTGGCACCGCGGCTTGTATGTTTCTGGGGTGTCGTAACCCACAAGCCGGAACCGATCGTTTCCAACGTCGGCGGTGTCACCATCGATTAGATAGATGTCCTGACTGTTTAAGGGTGCCGCCTGGGCGGTGGTTGTCGAGACAAGGAATAATGCAAGAAAAGTGAATTTCATTTTGAGACCTAGGAAGCATTTAGACAGTAGTGGTGCGTACGATCAGCGGGCTTTAGAAATCACCCCGTCTGTCCGGATCGCCGCGAAGTCTGAGGCTGTTCGCCTGGACATCTCCACCCCGTCTCCTGACATCATCGCTTCGACGTCATCTGTCACTTTGATCACGGAACCGTCGGCCTCGATGGCTGTTAGATCTCCATCCCGTGTGTGAGAAACAGACCCATCAGCTGCAATGCGGATCCACGCGCCGTTGACCTGGACAGCAACCTCGTAATCATCGACCTTGATCCCCTGCCATCCTTGAGCTGGATCCCGGCGTAGGACTATTTGATCTGGGCGCAGTTTGATTTGCACGTCGCCGTTTTCAGT
It encodes the following:
- a CDS encoding thermonuclease family protein — its product is MKFTFLALFLVSTTTAQAAPLNSQDIYLIDGDTADVGNDRFRLVGYDTPETYKPRCQYEKALGDEATRRARQLVRDAGTVDFIVLPGRDKYGRGLARIFLHGHDLGNILISEGLARPYSGGRRHSWCS
- a CDS encoding H-NS family nucleoid-associated regulatory protein — its product is MDLNAMSSAELKQLQTDLANAIEARQKEDLREARLAAEKAVGQFGFSLEDVFPSAVKRLKGKAVPKYRNPMNPDQTWTGRGRKPKWINEVLQGGADLTDLEIN